The window TTAACCTGGCCTCATGAAACACTGTCTCCAATCCAGGTGACgtgctggtgaatctcctctgtcccctctccacagcttcaacatccttcctgtaattaagtgactagaactgaacacagttctctaagtgtggtctcaccagaggtttaTAGGGTTGCAACATTTcatcatgactcctgaactcaatcccccgactaaagaagcccagaatcccattggccttcttaactatcataTCAACCCGTGCGgccaccttgagggatgtatgatttggaccccaagatccctttatttatccacactcttaagtaaccgaccattaatcctggactcagccttctggtttgtccttccaaaatgcatcacctcacacttatccaggttGAACTCcagctgccacttttctgcccaactctgcatcctgtctatatcctcttgaaaccttcgacaaccttctgctccatccacaactcctccaatcttcgtatcatccgcaaacttactggcccatccttccgcctctttatccagctcatttataaaaatcacaaagagcaggggtcccaaaacagatccctgtggcccctCCATTAgacaccgacctccaggcagatactttccttccactactactctctgctttctacatgtaaACCAGTTCTGAATCTAGGGATGAACGGTTGGGATGCAAGGAGTGCCAACTTGCCCAAGATGACCAAATGgtccatatccctttaaacccatcctatccatgcatctgttgcaatagtccctgcctcaaccacctcctccagccgcttgttccatactcccaccatcctctgtgtaaaaacattacccctcaggttcctgttaaatttaTCCCCCCTcgccttaaacccatgtcctctggttaccgattcccctactctgtgTTCACCCGATCTATTCGTCTCATGATGTCGTCCACCTCtgtgagatctcccctcatcctcctgtgctccaaggaataaagccccagtctgctccccactctctgtaACTCAGGCCCCCGAGTCCTGgccacatcctcataaatcttctctattCCCTCTCCAGCTCAACGACATCTCTCCTTTagtatggtgaccaaaactgagcacaatgctccaaatggagcctcatcaatgtctcatacaactgcaacatgacctcccaatctCTCTTCTCAATACTCTGGCCAATGAAGCCCAATGTGCTGAAAGCCTTTTTCACCAGGAACCtgaaggggagattttttttaaagcagtgaGACGGGTACATGGAATGAGCCATCAGAGGAGATAGTTGAGGGAGGTGCTATTACAATATTTCAGAAATAATAGACAGATACATGGCTAGGATGGGTTGAGAGAGGcatgggctaaatgcaggtggGTGGGTTGAATGTGGGTGGAACATTTTTGTcgttggggtgaagggcctgtttccacacttccGAACTCTATGATGACCTGATCGACAAATCCTGACTATTTCTCCACAGCCTTGTCCATCTTCTCTCTCAGAATAGTCTCCAGTAACTTTTCTTGCCTCatcacactgacctgcacccagtccatacccctccatcactctcccatccatgtacctgtccaaattgagcccacattcaccacttcagctggcagctcattccacacccctaccactctctgtttgaagAAGTTTTCCCTCATGtggcccctaaacttttcccctttcacctttaacctacatcttctggtttgtatctcacacaccctcagtggaaaaagccaacctacatttactctgtctgtcccccttataattttaaatacctcgatcaaatctctcctcattcttctcttcagggaataaagtcctaatctgtttaacctttccctgtaactcggttcctgaagtccaggcaacatcttagtaaatcttctctgcattttttctatcttattgatatctttcctgtagttcggtgagcaaagctgtacacaattctccaaatatgacctcaccaatgtcttgtacaactttaccataacatcccaactcctgtactcaatactgtgatttatgaaggccaagatgccaaaaacccTCTttccaaccctgtccacctgtgatgccactttcaggggaattatgtatctgtattcccagatccctctgttctaccgcactcctcagtgcccggccATATTGGATGAATCACAGTAAACATTTTATAGTTTGCTTATATTTGTATTTCTATGAAGACATTAATGTTGTGTCTGCTGGATGCTGAATGTGTCCTGTTGTGAATTTGCCTCTGACAGGTATCGCTCCTTTATGAGGCCACGATACAAGGTGGCCTACAAAATGGTGTCTGAAATGGAATGGAGGTGTTGTCATGGTTACTCTGGAGATGACTGTTCAGTGAGTCTACCCGGACTCTCTGAGGAAGAGACTCCCAGGCCCAGCACCAGACAACCAATAGGGTCACCAGAGGAAGGTAAGACCACatgatattggagcagaagttgTCTATTCGGTCTACTGAGgccgctccaccattccatcatgagttgatccattcccCCAGTCAGCCCAACTCTCCGGCCTTCTCTACATAACCCTGACAATCAGATACCCATCAACCTCTACCTTAAATTCACCCAACAacccggcctccacagctgcccatggcagcaaattccacaggttcaccgccctctgcatctctgttttaaatgggctccctttaatcctgaagttgtgctccctTCTCCGTCACTGTCTTAccttgggaaacaactttgccacatctactctgtcccggCCTTTCGATGTTCGAAATGCTTCCATGAGGTCCCCCCCTCATTccaagtccagtccaagagctgacaatctttcttcatgtgctaatcccttcattccaggaatcattctggtgaatcttctctgaaccctctccaatgccagcacatcctttcttaaataaggagcccaaaaatgTCCCGTCCTCCACATGAGGCTTCTAATCTTGGCTCAGGTGAGCTGAGATCCTGTAACTGGACCTGTTCCTATGTCATTGTGGTTTTACAGGCAGAAGCAACTGGGATAAATCTCGTCAGATGGAAGAGCAAATTCAGAGACTGACTCAACAAGTCCACATGCTGCAGTCAACCATCATATCGATGAATGGCAAGTTCCAAGAAGAGATACAGAAGGGGATTGAGGGAGCCCTGAATGGGAGGCAGCCGGCCGATGCTGCATCTCACCCAGACATGAAGGAGACCATCAATGAGATTCAGATCAAACTGCATCAGATTGATAACCGGGTGAGGGAGCATGATGGagagattgatctcttaaatacCATCAGAACGTCTGGGTCAGGCACCGCCCAGACTGACGTTGGCGAAAAGCTGTCCAATCTGAAGGAAGAGCTTGTGCGGGAAGTGGAGCTGCGGATGGCAAACTCCTGCTACTCCTGTCACGCTGAATTGCAGCTTATCCGCCAACAGCAGGAGAAGTTCAGGCAGAGACTGCGAGAGCTGGGCAGAATCTTCAACAGCACTGAGGAACACAACCGGCTTCTCATTGAAGGCATGCACAAGCACATCAGTGGGCTGACTGGGTCTATGGACAACTCTTGCTGCGGAGAAACAGAGAGCATGAAGGCGAAGGTGGAGGATGTGGAGAGAAAGCTGGTGTCTCTCTCAGATGCTTTGGCTGCATTGACGAACAGCAAGTCTCCTAATTCAACTTCAATCCCCACTCGGTTAGGTGAGCAACACCAGAAACAATTCCAGGATATTGAAGATAAACTGGACCTGACTGAGAGAAACCTGAAGAAACACTTCCAGTCCCACCTTGAGGGCCTGAGGCAAGAATTTGGagaaagaatccaagagaatgagGAGCGTCTCAGCACAGTGGTGTACGTTCTGGGCAACAGCACGGCTCTGGATGACTGGCTGCAAGAGACCATGAGAGCACTAGATGAGGATGTTAAAAGGTTGAAGGAGAAGTTGGCAGCAGATGGAGAAGGCCTGAGGTCCGTCGTGAGGCAGTTGCATGAGCTGGAGTCCAGAGTGCAAGCGGCTGTTGATGGGTGTGCCCAACACTGCAGCCCGTCGCTCCTCACTCAGTCTGGCCAAGATGTTGCTGAAGTGGCAGATATTTTAGCGCGACTTCAGAAGAAGGTTGAGGACAATGAGGCTGGCATTCGGAGCACAGGGAGAACTGTTCACAACCTGGCGCTAGGAGAAGCCTCATTAAGAAATCAACTGCTAGGGTTTGGTCAAGAAGTAAAATGGTTGAAATCAATTGTCCATTCAAGCGAGAAGCAAATGAACCACGTAAACTCTAAGCTTAAGGACTTGGAAGACAGGTTGCAGACATCAGTTGAGAGCAGTTTCACATTCTGTAACACAGTTAAAGATGAAGCCATCAGGGGCAGGGCAGAAACAGAGGGTCATGTCAGCACATTGACTGAGGAGCTGGAAGGAGTGAAGCTCAGATTCAATCGTTTTGAGAATGATTTCAACTCTTCATGCTCAGCGTTCCAGATAGAATTGGATACATTAAAAGAGGAGCTCAGTGACCCAGCCGGATGTTATAAGGACCTACTGCGTAAAATAGAAACTTTCAACAATACCCTGCAAAGGTATGGGATAGTTGGGGGCAGTTTGGCTGATCTGGGATCAATGCAAGGGGAGCTGCGAGATGTCCTATTAAACTTCAACTCAGTAAATAACTCGTTGAAGGCCCTCCAAAGCATCATTCATCACCAAGACTACAACATGCATCAACTGAACACTACCCTCTCCAGAACTACCAACGAATTGAATGCGGACCTCAGTAGAGTACAAGAAGAAGTCACTGATCACGTGGAGGACACTTACAATAAATTTGTCATCTTCCAGAATGAGTTGGGAAAGGTCAAAGGTCATATGGTGGTGGAGTACCAGGAATGCAAAAATTCTGGCACAGAGCTCGAACAACGAGTGTCAAAGCTGGAGGAAGTCTGCATCAAACTGGattctgtctctcagaatctgGCGAAGATCAAAGAGGGCTTAAATCGGCATGTCTCCAGCCTGTGGAACTGTCAGAAGGAACTCAATACTACACTGCAGAGACAGTCTGGTGTGTTAGAAAATATCAAGGATACTCACCTGACAAACCTGAATCAGAAAATATCTAAACTGAATCATTCCTTGATCGAGATGTACACTGATATTCACAATATCGCCACTGGTGAGTGAACCTCTGGAGGTTCGTCTATTCCACCACTCACTTCCAAGGATAGAGTAAGGTTTTCTGTACATTTAcaaccagataacattaaagcacagaacaggcccctttggcccttctagtctgtaccgaaccatttttctgcctagtcgcACTGACCTGTACCTGAtccatacccatcccatccaagtacctgtccgaattcctcttaaatgttaaaattgagcccacattcaccacttcagctggcagctcgttccacacccccaccactctctgtgtcaagaagaacctttcccctttcacccttaacccatgtcctctggtttctgaCTAAATACTCTAGGGCCAAGCCACAGCCAGACACATAATAGTAAAACCATCAACACCAGTACAGGAACAACACAAATTAAATACCATTCTATCAGTTCATAGTTCtcggagagagagctggagggtGTAGGTCTGTCACTAAATGGAGGGAGGATAGGAATGGGTGTTAACAGTCaagatggggacaggtctgtcaccaTAACACACTGGGATACAGACCTGGTGGGGatgtgtgtaacactgaggtatagtactgatggggatgggtctgtcactgtgtaacaccggagtacagtattggtggggacggatctCTCACTATGTAACACTGGGGTAAAGGTCTgttactgtgtaacaccggaGTACAATACTGATGGGGATGGATCTCtccctgtgtaacactgaggatcagtactggtggggacgggtctgtccttGTGTAACGCCAGGGTACAGTATGGTgcggacggatctgtcactgtgtagcaCCAGGGTCTGTCACCATGTAACACTGGGATACATTACTGGGTGAGGACTGGTCTGTCCCTCTGTAACACCGGGGTTCAGTACTAGTGATCAGTGTATGTGGTCAGCGTGAGTGTGGTCAGcgtgtgtttgtgcatgtctgCGAGGCCAGTGTGTGTGGGGTCAATGTGAATGGTCAGTGTAGGAATGGTCAGTGTGTGTGCAGCCAGTCTGTGTGggcagcatgtgtgtgtgtattgtcaGCGTGTGTAGCCAGTGCGTGTGTGGTCAGCGCGCACGCACATGTGGCCAGCGTGTGTGTGGCCAGCGTGTGTGTGGCCAGCGTGTGTGTGGCCAG of the Narcine bancroftii isolate sNarBan1 chromosome 4, sNarBan1.hap1, whole genome shotgun sequence genome contains:
- the emilin1b gene encoding EMILIN-1b yields the protein MSGSAPAALLCLLSLWLCAGRGASQQRYSLYSAGAGSPSAQDSPQRATSRYRNWCAYVVTRVASCVIEDGVSTYVKPEYQPCGWGLIQCARTVTYRSFMRPRYKVAYKMVSEMEWRCCHGYSGDDCSVSLPGLSEEETPRPSTRQPIGSPEEGRSNWDKSRQMEEQIQRLTQQVHMLQSTIISMNGKFQEEIQKGIEGALNGRQPADAASHPDMKETINEIQIKLHQIDNRVREHDGEIDLLNTIRTSGSGTAQTDVGEKLSNLKEELVREVELRMANSCYSCHAELQLIRQQQEKFRQRLRELGRIFNSTEEHNRLLIEGMHKHISGLTGSMDNSCCGETESMKAKVEDVERKLVSLSDALAALTNSKSPNSTSIPTRLGEQHQKQFQDIEDKLDLTERNLKKHFQSHLEGLRQEFGERIQENEERLSTVVYVLGNSTALDDWLQETMRALDEDVKRLKEKLAADGEGLRSVVRQLHELESRVQAAVDGCAQHCSPSLLTQSGQDVAEVADILARLQKKVEDNEAGIRSTGRTVHNLALGEASLRNQLLGFGQEVKWLKSIVHSSEKQMNHVNSKLKDLEDRLQTSVESSFTFCNTVKDEAIRGRAETEGHVSTLTEELEGVKLRFNRFENDFNSSCSAFQIELDTLKEELSDPAGCYKDLLRKIETFNNTLQRYGIVGGSLADLGSMQGELRDVLLNFNSVNNSLKALQSIIHHQDYNMHQLNTTLSRTTNELNADLSRVQEEVTDHVEDTYNKFVIFQNELGKVKGHMVVEYQECKNSGTELEQRVSKLEEVCIKLDSVSQNLAKIKEGLNRHVSSLWNCQKELNTTLQRQSGVLENIKDTHLTNLNQKISKLNHSLIEMYTDIHNIATETGPPGSPGLPGPQGPPGVNAYIERISFSAALTTPQHNPGTILFDKVLVNEGRHYDPGTGIFTAPFDGHYFISAILTGHRNQRIEAVLAKSNVGLARIDSGGFQPEGLENRPVVGPQPVSGSLGIFNIILPLSRGDTVCIDLVTGKLAHSDEPLTIFNGALLYENEDI